DNA from Aggregatimonas sangjinii:
CAGTTTCTTTCATATCTCGCGGTTGCCCATCCAATTGAAATATCTACGAAAAAAGATAGGTTTAGTGAAACATCACCTGCGCGGAAGGCAGGCAATTTCAAATCGATATATCATAGTAGGTAGTTATGTTTTGGGAAACCGGGCGCAGCGAAGGCAAGCGTCATTTTAAAAATGGAAATAGCCTACTCCGCCAGAAGTGCCTTTACGAAAACATCGAATTCTTTCTTAAACAGCTCGTATTTTTCACCCGTTGCAGGACCATTGAAACCAGTATGTATTTTTTGGACTTCACCACTTTTATCAATGTAGATAGTAGTAGGATAGGAAAGTACATGGTTCAGCATAGGCAGTTTTTTCTGCGCTTCTTCCTTGTCGGAGGTGCCGTATTGTGCCAAGAGAACAGGATATTCCACCCCAATTCTGTCAGTAAATCTCTTGATACTTGCAAACGCTTTTTCTTTGGTCTTGGCATATTCGAATGCCAGGGCGACTATTTCTAAATCCTGGTTTTGATTTTCTTTAAGGTATTGCGTGTAGTATTTTGTTTCATCTAGGCAATTAGGACACCAAGATCCCATAATCTGAACCAACACTACTTTGTCCTGAAACCGCTGGTCCGTTAGCGAAACCATCTTCCCCTCTGCGTCCGGAAATTCAAAGGCCAACTTTTCGTAACCATCGTTTAAGTAAGTAAGCGAATCAGTGCTGGGAAGATTATAGGATTCGTTGCGTTTTGCACTAAAGGTTTCCTTGGAATGGTTTCCGGAATAGAACGCTCCGTTTAGCGTACTATCGGAAACCTTCGCGGTAAACAGAAAAGCATGCGCACCGTCGAAGGCCGACACCTTTAACGAATCGCCATCCACGATACCGTCGAGAAAACGATAATCACCTGTTGTAGTTTCAAAAGTTCCGGTAACGGTATCCCCGTTTTGTTTGAAGATTCCTTTTGCGATGTATTCATCTCCTGTGCCGGGATTAAAATTGGTCTCCCAAATACCGGTCACATTTTCATGCGACGCCCCTCGGGCATCAAACCGCGACTGTTGATCAAAAGTGGCTTCAAAAGGCACGATACGGTCCAAGCTTTCCTTGATAAATTCACCTTTCATTTTATCTGTCGTAAATGTAGCCGCTAGATACCCTTCGAAAACAGGAGTTCTAATGATAATGGAATCATTGTCAATTTGAATCTCATCGACTAAAATAACCTCCTCCGCATTATACACCTCCATTTCGTACGCTCCAGATTCGGCCCGAAACAATTTAAAATTAAAAGGCAGCACTTGACCATCCATAACGGCCAACTCGGCACGCCACATCCCCAAAGATGGTTCAACTGGTTCGGTATCTTTACAAGCACTACTCAGAGCGAACATGATGAGGAGTAATACGATATTTTTCATGTGGAATTATTTTTTGAAAATCGAAATAACGATTAAATACTTACACTAAAAAATTAAAAGCAATTCTATAACAAAGCGTTTGACGGACTAGTTGCATTGTTTTATCTTTATCGGCTTTAAAAACCGACCCGATGCACATATCTTACAACTGGCTAAAACAGTTTCTCAAACTTGATTGGGAAGCCAGTGAAACTGCGGAACTTCTTACAGATCTCGGCTTAGAAGTAGAGGGTGTTGCTACATATGAATCGATAAAGGGAAGCCTTCAGGGTGTTGTGGTCGGCCATGTACTCAGTTGTGAAAAACATCCGAATGCCGACAAACTCAAACTAACCATTGTGGACATCGGTACGGAGGGTGCGGTTCAAATTGTCTGTGGTGCGCCTAACGTAGCAAAGGGACAAAAGGTGCCCGTAGCGACTATCGGAACGACGCTTTATACCAAAGATGGTGAACCTTGGACCATAAAAAAGGGGAAGATCAGAGGAGAGGAAAGTCACGGAATGATTTGTGCCGAGGATGAATTAGGGCTTGGCGCAAGCCATGATGGCATCATGATTCTGGACGATTCTCTCAAGGCAGGAACGCCATGCAGCGAGATTTTAGAAGTAGAGGTAGATGAAGTTTTTGAAATCGGGCTTACCCCCAACCGAGCCGATGCGATGAGCCATTTTGGCGTCGCACGTGACCTTAAAGCCGGGCTTTTGCAAAGAAAAACAAAGCTTGAGCTGATTACTCCTTCGGTCAGTAAATTTCACGTCGATAATCGTTCCTTAAAAATGGAGGTCGTTGTCGAGAACAGCGAACTCGCTCCGCGCTACTGTGGTATTACTCTCAGCAATTTAATCGTTCAACCATCTCCTGACTGGTTGAAAAACAGATTGAAGGCTATTGGTCTAACCCCTAAAAATAATTTGGTAGACGCTACCAACTATGTACTCCACGAATTAGGGCAGCCGATGCACGCTTTCGATGCCGACCGGATATTCGGCAATAAAATAGTCGTAAAGAAAATGCCTTCGGGCACGAAATTCATGACACTTGATGGGGAAGAGCGTGAACTGCATGAAGATGACCTTATGATTTGTGATGCTGAAAAACCGATGTGTATCGCAGGGGTTTTCGGCGGAATCAATACCGGCGTCACTGAAAATACCAAAGCTATATTTTTGGAAAGCGCTTATTTTGATCCTGTATCGATTCGAAAGACGGCGAAACGACATGGCTTGAACACGGATGCTTCCTTTCGTTTTGAACGGGGCATCGACATCGAGAATGTAGAATACGCCTTAAAGCGTGCGGCCTTACTCATTAAGGAATTGGCAGGGGGGAATATCACCTCTGACCTTATAGATTTCTATCCAAAAAAGAAAAAGGACCACCAAGTATTCCTCTCTTTCGAAAAAACGAACAGATTGATTGGTCAGGAGATACCCCGCGACATGATCAAATCTATTTTGGCCTCGCTGGAAATAAAGGTCAACAACATGACCGAGACGGGCCTTGGCCTTACCATACCGTCGTACCGTGTAGATGTAGTTCGGGAAGTGGATGTTATCGAGGAGGTTCTGCGCGTTTATGGTTACAACAATATTGATTTCAAAAAGAAATTAAACGCTTCTATTGCCCCTATTTCCAGATTGGAAGACCATAAGTTGCAGACCATTATAGGAAATCAATTGGCGGCATCGGGTTTTTTTGAAATTCTGACGAATAGCCTCACTTCTCCCGAGTATGTGGCTTACTTGGAAGATTTGAATACCGAACAATCAGTTCATATGCTGAATCCATTGAGCAATGACCTCGCCGCCATGCGACAATCGATGTTGTTCAATGGTCTGGAAGCTTTGTCTTATAATATCAACCGTAAGAAGCAACATCTTAAATTTTTCGAATTCGGAAAGACCTACCATCAATACGGTGATAAACGAGAGGAAAACAAGCACCTTGCATTATTACTGACCGGAAACCGCACGGAAGAGGGTTGGGCGAACGACAGACAAGCGGTCGATTTCTTTTATCTGAAATCCGTTATTCAAAATATTTTCGATAGACTGGGTGTTGGAGTATCCCATACCCATCCAACGGAAAACCGTATATTTTCAGAAGGAATTGGCCTCGGAGAGAAAAAGCGAACCTTGGTCGAATTCGGAATGGTACGAAAATCCGTCTTAAAGAAATTCGATGTAAAGCAAGATGTTCTTTATGCCGATTTCAACTGGGATGCCCTAGCTGAATTGGCCGGTAAAATCCCTATAGTTTTTAAGGATATTCCAAAATATCCAGAGGTAAAACGGGATTTGGCCTTGCTATTGAATGAAAATACACCATTTAGGGAGGTATACGAAATCGCTACCCAGACAGAGCGGAAATACCTGAAAGCAGTGAATCTTTTCGACGTATATACCGGAAGCAAACTGCCCGATGGTAAAAAGTCATATGCCGTAAGCTTTACGCTACAGAACGAGGAAGGCACACTTACCGAAAAGCAAATCGATAAAATTATGGCGAAACTACAATTGCGCTACGAAAAAGAACTGAATGCGCAATTGCGCTAATTTAGGACTGCTTCATATATCATTCGCCCCTTTTCACCAACTTGGTGGTGGTATTGAATTTCGAGAAGTAATTACCATAACGGATAGCCCGTACATCTGTAGGGAACCTATAGTTTTGCGGGAAGGAACACACTATCTATTTCATGAATAACTCCGTTGCTCTGCTCGGAATCGGCAGTAGTGATTCTTGCGGTATTACCATTACTATCGGTGAGTACGATATCGATACCGCTCATCGTGGCAATCAATTCATCACCCTGAACGGTTGTAAAGGAAGCCCGACCAGCGCCTCTACACATTTCCTTTAAGATTTTAGACGCCGAAAAATTACCGGCCACGATATGGTACGTAATGAGTGTTTTGAGATTCTTTTTATTTTGAGGAAGTAGTAACTCATCTATTTTCCCGCTGGTCAATTTTTCGAAGGCAATGTCAGATGGTGCAAATACGGTAAATGGTCCCTCCTCGTTTAGAATTTCTTCCAATTCGGCTGCTTCGATTACCGCTAGAAGGGTCGTATGATTTTGTGAATTCGCCGTATTGGTCGCAATACTCTCCTTTGGGTTCATTCTTTGTAGTTCCCGGCTGTTCTCCTGGGCAAAAATTAGGTTAGCGAAAAGCACTAAGAGGATGGTGAGGGGCTGCGTCAAGTATTTCATGAATTTCAAAGTCGTTTTAGGTACAATTTGGGGGATATTATCGATGAACGGTTAATTTAATCGACAAATTACAACTATTTGAGATTTTTGTTGAAAAGAACGAAGACCTTACATCGAAATTAACAAATTATTAACATTAACAATTCTGAGCCCTATTTTTTTCAAGTGGAATTCGTTAACTTTGAAACGCTAAAGAAAAGAAAATGAGAATAAAAATGACTAACATCGAGGAGAAGCTCGAAAGACTTCGGGCAAATGAAAATGAAGGCGACAAAATTCTAGACGCCGTTCGCGAAATTTTAGAGAAAGACGCGCAAAAGCAGACGAATATCCAAAAGAACTTGCAGGGAAACACACCTGTTGTCGGGAATGCTTTTGATTTTGATTTGTTGGAGACGGACAAAATCTACCACATCAGCCAAATTAAAAAAATCTGTATCGATTATCGATTGCGGTTTTTAAGCTCCAAGTACTTTAAAGGTGAAATTCCACAAGAGGCCTTTTCCAAAATAAAGCAGATAGAAAAGGAACATGAAATTGAAGTAAAAGGCTTTAAAATCGTGGCGCCGTCGAAGCTTTTCAAATTGGCCGATAAAGATGACCCCTTGTTGTTCGCTCCTATCGGTAACGATTACTACTATTTAATTCACAAGTGGGGCAACGACCTTCATCCCTTGCGAAAATTACTGGTATTGCCTTTTAAGAATATCGTAAACCTTGCCGTGTTGGTGTTTTTGATCAGCTGTCTTTGTACCGCGTTGGTACCGGACGGGCTCTTTTCAAAATCAGGTTCCGGATCGGAAAAGATGGTTATTTTCTTTTTTATGTTCAAGTGTATCGCTTCCGTAGTCATATTCTATGGTTTCGCCTTGGGCAAGAATTTTAATCCCGCCATTTGGAACAGCAAATATTTTAATGCATAATCGACATCGATTTTCGCTATTAGTGAATGTGAATAAAAAAAAGCATCCCGCTCTAGTCGGGATGCTTTTTTTATCTGATAAATTACAAGAACTTTTCTATTTCACTATAATGTTAAATGGTATTCCGTCTACATTGATATTGTCGATTACCGCTGGCATTGTTCCCGTACGCACCCTTAGAAGACCTCCTTTATTCGTCGCTCCGGTTTTCTTGTACCCGATAAGCAAATAGTCGTTCTTTTCATCGTAGCCGACCATCGTGGTGGTCTCTATCTCATATTCGAACTCGCGCTCTGCCTCTGTTAAAAAATTCTCATAGGGATACAGTGTATTCAAATTATTCGAAAAATCATAAACCGCTGGAATAAGAGGATATACACTGAACTGTTCGGCAGCTCGTTCATAATACATTTTTCCTTCTTCATCGAAATTGTTCACTTCTGAAGTCACAAATTGCGGTTCTTTTCCAGACTGGTACTGAATAAACTGGGTCGTTAGCGTTTCACTATCCAAAAGTGTGTGTAGCTCGTCGTAGCAAATGATCACATTATCATCCACATTACGTAATAATTTTTGGGCATCGTAGCCTAGGCCCATCTCGATCAATATACTGTTGGTCTGACTATCTAGGACCGTTAAAAAATTTTCATCGGTCACTTGGTCATCTATTGTCAGCACAAATAATCTTTCGTTGGTAAAGCTTAGGTGTACCGGCTTCTTGTTCAAGGGAATATCAACATCCGCCGTGGCCGTTCCGTTTAAATCAAAAGCTCTTACAAAATATTCGGTGGTCGAGGCATCTATTTCAACACCGTAGGCAACGTACCCTTTAGTGGCCGTATGGGCAACCGCGTA
Protein-coding regions in this window:
- a CDS encoding peroxiredoxin family protein, producing MKNIVLLLIMFALSSACKDTEPVEPSLGMWRAELAVMDGQVLPFNFKLFRAESGAYEMEVYNAEEVILVDEIQIDNDSIIIRTPVFEGYLAATFTTDKMKGEFIKESLDRIVPFEATFDQQSRFDARGASHENVTGIWETNFNPGTGDEYIAKGIFKQNGDTVTGTFETTTGDYRFLDGIVDGDSLKVSAFDGAHAFLFTAKVSDSTLNGAFYSGNHSKETFSAKRNESYNLPSTDSLTYLNDGYEKLAFEFPDAEGKMVSLTDQRFQDKVVLVQIMGSWCPNCLDETKYYTQYLKENQNQDLEIVALAFEYAKTKEKAFASIKRFTDRIGVEYPVLLAQYGTSDKEEAQKKLPMLNHVLSYPTTIYIDKSGEVQKIHTGFNGPATGEKYELFKKEFDVFVKALLAE
- the pheT gene encoding phenylalanine--tRNA ligase subunit beta, producing MHISYNWLKQFLKLDWEASETAELLTDLGLEVEGVATYESIKGSLQGVVVGHVLSCEKHPNADKLKLTIVDIGTEGAVQIVCGAPNVAKGQKVPVATIGTTLYTKDGEPWTIKKGKIRGEESHGMICAEDELGLGASHDGIMILDDSLKAGTPCSEILEVEVDEVFEIGLTPNRADAMSHFGVARDLKAGLLQRKTKLELITPSVSKFHVDNRSLKMEVVVENSELAPRYCGITLSNLIVQPSPDWLKNRLKAIGLTPKNNLVDATNYVLHELGQPMHAFDADRIFGNKIVVKKMPSGTKFMTLDGEERELHEDDLMICDAEKPMCIAGVFGGINTGVTENTKAIFLESAYFDPVSIRKTAKRHGLNTDASFRFERGIDIENVEYALKRAALLIKELAGGNITSDLIDFYPKKKKDHQVFLSFEKTNRLIGQEIPRDMIKSILASLEIKVNNMTETGLGLTIPSYRVDVVREVDVIEEVLRVYGYNNIDFKKKLNASIAPISRLEDHKLQTIIGNQLAASGFFEILTNSLTSPEYVAYLEDLNTEQSVHMLNPLSNDLAAMRQSMLFNGLEALSYNINRKKQHLKFFEFGKTYHQYGDKREENKHLALLLTGNRTEEGWANDRQAVDFFYLKSVIQNIFDRLGVGVSHTHPTENRIFSEGIGLGEKKRTLVEFGMVRKSVLKKFDVKQDVLYADFNWDALAELAGKIPIVFKDIPKYPEVKRDLALLLNENTPFREVYEIATQTERKYLKAVNLFDVYTGSKLPDGKKSYAVSFTLQNEEGTLTEKQIDKIMAKLQLRYEKELNAQLR
- a CDS encoding fasciclin domain-containing protein, translating into MKYLTQPLTILLVLFANLIFAQENSRELQRMNPKESIATNTANSQNHTTLLAVIEAAELEEILNEEGPFTVFAPSDIAFEKLTSGKIDELLLPQNKKNLKTLITYHIVAGNFSASKILKEMCRGAGRASFTTVQGDELIATMSGIDIVLTDSNGNTARITTADSEQSNGVIHEIDSVFLPAKL